The Paenibacillus uliginis N3/975 genome has a window encoding:
- a CDS encoding helix-turn-helix transcriptional regulator, with protein sequence MNIRPMEYVNRERINRSKQLIFLEPEQKIQDISMRSGFEHPSYFCTVFKRLEGMTPEQFKKSHGFGI encoded by the coding sequence ATGAATATTCGGCCGATGGAATATGTGAACAGGGAACGGATTAACCGCAGTAAACAGCTGATTTTTCTGGAGCCTGAACAAAAAATACAGGACATCTCCATGCGATCCGGCTTTGAGCACCCGAGTTATTTTTGCACCGTATTCAAAAGACTTGAGGGTATGACCCCGGAGCAGTTTAAGAAATCTCATGGCTTTGGTATATGA
- a CDS encoding phosphoenolpyruvate synthase has translation MSNHVLLFHEIDQNSIPYVGGKGANLGEMTKAGFPVPQGFCITTSAYFAFIQTSERMDHFFRLLDQVSYENLDEIRVLGQQIREHLKELPIPESIQVSILKAWGQLGTDKAYAVRSSATTEDLPDASFAGQQETYLNVKGKEQFLESVKCCWASLFTDRAIVYRSKNGFDHRSVLLSVVVQEMIFPEVSGIMFTADPINGNRNTVSVDASFGLGEALVSGIVSADLYQVHKGAIVQKKIATKKVAIYSSPAGGTVTEELPREKQDLQALGDADIIELAELGKRIERHYGSEQDIEWCWYDQKFYIVQSRPITSLYPVPKVSDEHLHLFFSFGHQQMMPAVLSPMARSIWRTMFPFGKSSVISESKYMLEAGGRLFIDLTSLLQIKQARKVVPLLLREVDELIGSAFREFVQRPDFIQNRVDPGVKKKVKKTLFPIAGNVLKNILIRNPVEAMPRAQKITQGYLQECQAYIRNASGAERIARIQESCGSFVLPLFTNVATLVAPGMIAMKRIQYLSKKWLGDDHSVSLLNKSLPGNVTSEMGLRIGDLADIARQNPEIAEYLKVATADRFYEDLKETDKNGVFTKEFMLFMEEYGMRCPGEIDVQNVRWKDDPTLLVPSILNQLHGLRQGEHRARFNAGMIEAEETARDIIAKLRKTPGGLMKAKIMTRWIRIFRNVMGLREWPKYTMVQYLEIFRTAMLEEGQRLVNGGVLKLPSDVFYLTLSELFNLVKGDEHVDAQKIVESRMRQMEQDQKRTPPRVITSEGEIITGKRSNANAPEGALLGTPVSAGIVEGYAKVVLKADEANLSPGEILIAPFTDPGWTPLFNASKGLVMEVGGMMTHGAVIAREYGIPAVVGIDNATELVKDGDWIRVNGTEGYIEILKRNGE, from the coding sequence ATGAGTAACCATGTATTGCTCTTCCATGAAATTGATCAAAATTCCATACCATACGTTGGGGGGAAGGGTGCTAATCTTGGCGAAATGACAAAGGCCGGTTTTCCAGTGCCACAAGGCTTTTGTATCACCACTTCTGCTTATTTTGCTTTCATTCAGACGAGTGAGAGGATGGATCATTTTTTTCGTTTACTGGATCAAGTTTCTTATGAGAATCTGGATGAAATTCGCGTATTAGGTCAACAAATCAGAGAGCATCTGAAGGAACTTCCAATTCCGGAATCCATACAAGTTTCCATCTTGAAGGCGTGGGGGCAGCTAGGTACAGACAAAGCCTATGCTGTTCGTTCCAGCGCGACTACGGAAGATTTACCAGATGCTTCTTTTGCCGGACAGCAGGAAACCTATCTGAATGTTAAGGGGAAAGAGCAGTTTCTGGAATCCGTAAAATGCTGCTGGGCTTCGTTGTTTACCGATAGAGCTATCGTGTACCGTTCAAAAAATGGATTTGATCATCGTTCCGTGCTGCTGTCTGTTGTTGTGCAGGAGATGATTTTTCCAGAGGTTTCGGGCATTATGTTTACGGCGGATCCGATAAACGGAAATCGGAATACGGTATCTGTGGATGCGAGCTTCGGACTGGGTGAAGCACTCGTATCAGGGATCGTGTCCGCTGATTTATATCAAGTACATAAAGGAGCTATTGTCCAAAAGAAAATTGCAACCAAGAAAGTGGCTATCTACTCCAGTCCAGCTGGTGGTACGGTGACGGAGGAACTTCCCAGAGAAAAGCAGGATCTTCAGGCTTTGGGTGATGCAGACATTATCGAGCTTGCTGAGTTGGGAAAGCGGATTGAGAGACACTATGGCTCTGAACAAGATATCGAGTGGTGCTGGTATGATCAGAAATTTTACATTGTGCAGAGCCGTCCGATTACATCGCTTTATCCGGTTCCTAAAGTTTCGGATGAACATTTGCATTTGTTCTTTTCTTTTGGTCATCAGCAGATGATGCCTGCTGTTCTAAGTCCGATGGCCAGATCCATATGGCGTACCATGTTCCCTTTTGGAAAATCGTCTGTCATCTCAGAATCAAAGTATATGCTCGAAGCGGGAGGTAGGCTCTTTATCGATTTAACCTCGCTGCTGCAAATTAAGCAGGCCCGAAAAGTTGTACCGCTCTTGTTACGCGAGGTTGATGAGCTTATTGGGAGTGCGTTCCGGGAATTTGTTCAACGACCGGATTTTATACAAAATCGAGTCGACCCAGGCGTAAAAAAGAAAGTTAAAAAGACGTTATTCCCGATTGCCGGAAATGTATTGAAAAATATTTTGATAAGAAATCCGGTTGAAGCCATGCCGAGAGCTCAAAAAATAACTCAGGGCTATTTGCAGGAATGTCAGGCTTATATCCGTAATGCCTCTGGCGCTGAACGTATTGCAAGAATTCAGGAAAGTTGCGGCAGTTTTGTGTTGCCGCTTTTTACGAATGTAGCGACTTTGGTAGCGCCAGGAATGATTGCTATGAAACGAATTCAGTACTTGTCAAAAAAATGGCTGGGGGATGACCATAGCGTAAGTCTGTTAAACAAATCTTTACCCGGTAATGTGACGTCGGAAATGGGTCTCCGGATTGGGGATTTGGCAGACATCGCCCGGCAGAATCCTGAGATTGCAGAGTACCTCAAAGTAGCGACAGCTGATCGTTTTTACGAAGACCTTAAAGAAACAGATAAGAATGGGGTTTTCACCAAAGAGTTTATGCTCTTTATGGAGGAATACGGTATGAGATGCCCCGGAGAGATTGATGTGCAAAATGTGAGATGGAAGGATGATCCGACTTTACTTGTCCCTTCTATTCTAAATCAGCTTCATGGTCTCAGGCAGGGAGAGCATCGAGCACGCTTTAATGCGGGGATGATTGAAGCAGAAGAAACAGCTAGGGATATCATAGCCAAGCTTCGCAAAACTCCTGGAGGACTTATGAAAGCGAAGATTATGACAAGGTGGATTCGTATTTTCCGGAACGTGATGGGGCTGCGTGAATGGCCTAAATATACGATGGTGCAGTATCTCGAAATATTTCGAACTGCCATGTTGGAAGAAGGACAGAGGCTTGTAAACGGAGGGGTCTTGAAGCTGCCATCCGACGTGTTTTATCTGACACTCTCCGAGCTCTTCAATCTTGTAAAGGGCGATGAACATGTAGATGCTCAAAAAATAGTGGAATCAAGAATGAGGCAAATGGAGCAGGACCAAAAACGTACACCTCCACGAGTGATTACAAGCGAAGGGGAAATCATTACAGGGAAGCGGAGCAATGCCAATGCACCGGAAGGGGCACTTCTTGGAACACCTGTATCTGCTGGCATTGTCGAAGGCTATGCCAAGGTTGTACTTAAGGCGGACGAAGCAAACCTGAGCCCGGGCGAGATCTTAATTGCCCCATTTACGGACCCGGGATGGACACCCCTCTTTAACGCGTCCAAAGGGTTGGTTATGGAGGTTGGGGGAATGATGACGCATGGTGCTGTTATAGCCAGAGAATACGGTATTCCCGCCGTGGTAGGCATCGATAACGCAACTGAATTAGTGAAGGATGGGGATTGGATTAGAGTTAACGGGACCGAAGGTTATATTGAGATCCTTAAAAGGAATGGAGAATAA
- a CDS encoding HTH domain-containing protein — protein sequence MVSVEVLGSTCGDDEFRALLNNTMNTYLITPHSLSKITGIDENVITGFANGDMDVSIDLRKDFNSLLELITMLSIGMEKVDENDRVRAIIEGLNHVYDITIDTLALYSKVHSDDILQFLKDVNSVPLEKRYRIAVTSLFLHYLFKQSQKI from the coding sequence ATGGTTTCTGTTGAAGTATTAGGCAGTACATGTGGAGACGATGAATTTAGAGCTTTACTAAATAACACGATGAACACCTATCTAATTACACCACATTCATTAAGCAAAATTACTGGAATTGATGAAAATGTAATAACGGGCTTTGCAAACGGTGACATGGATGTATCTATTGATCTTAGAAAAGACTTTAATTCCTTATTGGAACTAATTACGATGCTATCTATAGGCATGGAGAAGGTTGATGAAAACGATAGGGTCAGGGCTATTATTGAAGGCTTGAATCACGTCTATGATATTACAATCGATACCTTGGCACTATATTCCAAAGTGCATAGTGACGATATTTTACAGTTTCTGAAGGATGTTAACTCTGTCCCGCTTGAGAAGCGCTATCGCATCGCAGTCACAAGTCTTTTTCTTCATTACTTATTTAAGCAGTCGCAAAAGATATAG
- a CDS encoding HAD family hydrolase, protein MTVEAVIFDLDNTLVNRKNAFMKYSEWFIDQFVVTTDTLHRNEIIEYIRIADRDGYRKRGELYEELLTTLPMKNSEITVKDLLEPWFSEFYKHTVLMDGAFEILDYLKQKDIKLGLITNGSVHTQNSKIDQVMLRSYFDTIIVSDEVKLKKPDKRIFELALERLNVNPRGSWYVGDHPMNDIQGAVNAGLNAIWLKGFMGWGDNIEEPKYVIDNLNAIKVILEEVGHKQ, encoded by the coding sequence ATGACAGTAGAAGCCGTGATCTTTGACTTGGACAATACACTTGTTAATCGAAAGAATGCTTTCATGAAATATTCGGAATGGTTTATTGATCAATTTGTAGTAACCACTGATACACTACATAGAAATGAAATCATCGAATATATACGAATAGCAGATCGAGATGGTTATCGTAAAAGAGGTGAGCTTTATGAAGAACTGTTAACTACTTTGCCAATGAAAAATTCTGAAATAACCGTTAAAGATTTATTGGAACCATGGTTTTCTGAATTTTATAAACATACGGTTCTTATGGACGGAGCTTTCGAAATACTAGATTACTTAAAACAAAAGGATATAAAGCTAGGCTTAATTACAAATGGTTCTGTACACACTCAAAACTCAAAAATAGATCAAGTTATGTTAAGAAGCTATTTTGATACGATTATAGTGTCGGATGAAGTAAAGCTGAAGAAACCAGATAAACGGATATTTGAACTTGCACTTGAAAGATTGAACGTCAATCCCCGAGGTAGTTGGTATGTTGGTGACCATCCGATGAATGATATACAGGGAGCGGTAAATGCAGGACTTAATGCGATATGGTTAAAGGGCTTTATGGGTTGGGGAGACAATATTGAAGAGCCTAAATATGTAATCGATAACTTGAATGCAATAAAAGTGATTTTGGAAGAGGTGGGTCATAAACAATGA
- a CDS encoding GNAT family N-acetyltransferase, with product MFKYEIDDSIFLSLFEIKDAEKLYDLIDRNRTHLGEWLKFPSVTLQADDSKAFIERTRMRYAQDEGYWLGIWNNNELVGSIGYLYIDRENKKTEIGYWLGKECEGKGIIFNSVKELIQYAFDELKLNKVEIGVATENMKSRAIPENLGFKREGELRDYEYINGRFLNRVIYGLKAEEWN from the coding sequence ATGTTTAAATATGAAATAGATGATTCTATTTTTCTGTCGTTATTTGAGATCAAGGATGCAGAAAAATTATATGACTTAATCGATCGAAATCGGACTCACCTTGGTGAGTGGCTGAAGTTTCCGAGTGTTACTTTACAAGCGGATGATTCTAAAGCTTTTATTGAGAGAACACGTATGCGATATGCTCAGGATGAAGGGTACTGGTTAGGAATATGGAATAACAACGAATTAGTGGGTTCTATAGGCTATTTATATATAGATCGAGAGAATAAAAAAACGGAAATTGGATATTGGCTAGGTAAAGAATGTGAGGGCAAAGGAATTATTTTTAATTCTGTAAAAGAGCTAATTCAGTATGCTTTTGATGAGCTTAAGTTGAATAAAGTTGAAATAGGAGTCGCTACAGAGAACATGAAGAGCCGTGCTATTCCAGAAAATCTCGGATTCAAACGTGAAGGTGAACTAAGAGATTATGAATATATTAATGGAAGGTTTCTTAATAGAGTAATTTATGGATTAAAAGCGGAGGAATGGAACTGA